From Xiphophorus maculatus strain JP 163 A chromosome 12, X_maculatus-5.0-male, whole genome shotgun sequence, the proteins below share one genomic window:
- the LOC102221328 gene encoding T-box transcription factor TBX2-like isoform X2 — MRSFCVPEAAQSFPSGVGTLLSEPALLLAPTPTSRRLTHPEPRRGLACCGPELLDSADTAEEEPRVSLEAADLWKHFHTHGTEMVITKSGRRMFPPLRARCTGMNRKAKYILLMDIVAADDCRYKFHNSRWTVAGKADPEMPRRMYIHPDSPATGEQWMSKAVNFHKLKLTNNISDNHGFTILNSMHKYQPRFHIVKANDILRLPCSTFRTYVFAETQFIAVTAYQNDKITQLKIDNNPFAKGFRDTGNGRREKRKVQQSGQRCREAADGQRAPVAHCGDVRSSDAYTSDSDKSFNSEECPEPKLFRSYHGDQPGISFTAETLQASHPTENSVRSDVTHGTQDSGRERSLCSSFAPSCVYSPDFNRHLLDVNALGHLLHLTQVNSWYRCAADGGVRCGFRPAAPAGTPLSVALKQHTGLQDVMSFPPYGGFLFYPYSPMSLSVRHQIPVTQSRLDPSSSPRGSAQSLFSSPVLSSSVPPSKESSVTSYKPELPAGGEL; from the exons ATGCGCAGCTTTTGCGTCCCAGAGGCCGCTCAAAGTTTTCCATCGGGAGTTGGGACTCTCCTGTCAGAACCGGCTCTGTTGCTCGCTCCCACTCCGACCTCCAGAAGGCTGACCCATCCCGAGCCGCGGCGGGGTTTGGCGTGCTGCGGGCCTGAACTCCTGGACAGCGCTGACACAGCTGAGGAGGAGCCCAGGGTGTCTCTGGAAGCTGCTGACCTTTGGAAGCATTTCCACACACACGGCACGGAGATGGTCATCACTAAATCAGGGAG GCGCATGTTCCCGCCGCTCAGAGCCAGGTGTACGGGCATGAACAGGAAGGCCAAGTACATCCTGCTGATGGACATCGTGGCCGCGGATGATTGCAGGTATAAGTTCCACAACTCGCGCTGGACGGTGGCCGGGAAGGCGGACCCGGAGATGCCCAGGCGCATGTACATCCACCCGGACAGTCCTGCCACAGGAGAACAGTGGATGTCCAAAGCGGTGAACTTCCACAAGCTGAAACTGACCAACAACATCTCCGACAACCATGGATTT ACAATTCTGAACTCGATGCACAAATACCAGCCGCGGTTCCACATAGTGAAGGCCAATGACATCCTCAGGCTTCCGTGCAGCACCTTCAGGACCTACGTTTTCGCTGAGACGCAGTTCATCGCCGTGACGGCGTACCAGAACGACAAG ATCACACAGCTGAAAATTGACAACAACCCTTTTGCGAAAGGATTCCGGGACACGGGGAACGGACGGAGAGAGAAGAG gaAGGTCCAGCAGTCTGGACAAAGGTGCAGAGAGGCGGCGGATGGGCAGCGTGCTCCGGTAGCTCACTGCGGTGACGTCAGGTCTTCAG ATGCTTACACGAGTGACAGCGACAAAAGCTTTAACAGTGAGGAGTGCCCCGAACCGAAGCTGTTTAGAAGTTACCATGGAGACCAGCCGGGGATTTCCTTCACAGCAGAGACTCTGCAGGCCTCCCACCCAACAGAAAACTCAGTCAGAAGCGACGTAACGCACGGCACGCAGGACTCAGGCAGGGAGCGCTCACTCTGCAGCAGCTTTGCACCCAGCTGTGTTTACTCCCCGGACTTTAACCGACACCTGTTGGATGTGAACGCCTTGGGCCATCTCCTCCATTTGACACAAGTAAACAGCTGGTACAGATGTGCCGCTGATGGAGGCGTGCGGTGTGGTTTCAGACCGGCAGCGCCTGCTGGGACTCCGCTGTCGGTCGCCCTCAAGCAGCACACAGGGCTCCAG GATGTGATGAGCTTCCCACCATACGGAGGCTTTCTCTTCTACCCGTACTCCCCCATGAGTTTGTCAGTCCGGCACCAGATCCCGGTCACGCAGTCCAGACTGGATCCCAGTTCCTCTCCCAGAGGTTCTGCACAGAGTCTATTCTCCTCTCCGGTTTTATCCTCATCTGTTCCCCCATCAAAGGAAAGCAGTGTCACCTCCTACAAGCCAGAGTTACCAGCAGGGGGAGAACTCTGA
- the LOC102221328 gene encoding T-box transcription factor TBX2-like isoform X1: protein MRSFCVPEAAQSFPSGVGTLLSEPALLLAPTPTSRRLTHPEPRRGLACCGPELLDSADTAEEEPRVSLEAADLWKHFHTHGTEMVITKSGRRMFPPLRARCTGMNRKAKYILLMDIVAADDCRYKFHNSRWTVAGKADPEMPRRMYIHPDSPATGEQWMSKAVNFHKLKLTNNISDNHGFTILNSMHKYQPRFHIVKANDILRLPCSTFRTYVFAETQFIAVTAYQNDKITQLKIDNNPFAKGFRDTGNGRREKRKVQQSGQRCREAADGQRAPVAHCGDVRSSGAEIFQSVCETFPNRRLLFPPDAYTSDSDKSFNSEECPEPKLFRSYHGDQPGISFTAETLQASHPTENSVRSDVTHGTQDSGRERSLCSSFAPSCVYSPDFNRHLLDVNALGHLLHLTQVNSWYRCAADGGVRCGFRPAAPAGTPLSVALKQHTGLQDVMSFPPYGGFLFYPYSPMSLSVRHQIPVTQSRLDPSSSPRGSAQSLFSSPVLSSSVPPSKESSVTSYKPELPAGGEL, encoded by the exons ATGCGCAGCTTTTGCGTCCCAGAGGCCGCTCAAAGTTTTCCATCGGGAGTTGGGACTCTCCTGTCAGAACCGGCTCTGTTGCTCGCTCCCACTCCGACCTCCAGAAGGCTGACCCATCCCGAGCCGCGGCGGGGTTTGGCGTGCTGCGGGCCTGAACTCCTGGACAGCGCTGACACAGCTGAGGAGGAGCCCAGGGTGTCTCTGGAAGCTGCTGACCTTTGGAAGCATTTCCACACACACGGCACGGAGATGGTCATCACTAAATCAGGGAG GCGCATGTTCCCGCCGCTCAGAGCCAGGTGTACGGGCATGAACAGGAAGGCCAAGTACATCCTGCTGATGGACATCGTGGCCGCGGATGATTGCAGGTATAAGTTCCACAACTCGCGCTGGACGGTGGCCGGGAAGGCGGACCCGGAGATGCCCAGGCGCATGTACATCCACCCGGACAGTCCTGCCACAGGAGAACAGTGGATGTCCAAAGCGGTGAACTTCCACAAGCTGAAACTGACCAACAACATCTCCGACAACCATGGATTT ACAATTCTGAACTCGATGCACAAATACCAGCCGCGGTTCCACATAGTGAAGGCCAATGACATCCTCAGGCTTCCGTGCAGCACCTTCAGGACCTACGTTTTCGCTGAGACGCAGTTCATCGCCGTGACGGCGTACCAGAACGACAAG ATCACACAGCTGAAAATTGACAACAACCCTTTTGCGAAAGGATTCCGGGACACGGGGAACGGACGGAGAGAGAAGAG gaAGGTCCAGCAGTCTGGACAAAGGTGCAGAGAGGCGGCGGATGGGCAGCGTGCTCCGGTAGCTCACTGCGGTGACGTCAGGTCTTCAGGTGCGGAAATCTTTCAGTCAGTTTGTGAGACTTTCCCTAACCGGCGCCTTTTGTTCCCACCAGATGCTTACACGAGTGACAGCGACAAAAGCTTTAACAGTGAGGAGTGCCCCGAACCGAAGCTGTTTAGAAGTTACCATGGAGACCAGCCGGGGATTTCCTTCACAGCAGAGACTCTGCAGGCCTCCCACCCAACAGAAAACTCAGTCAGAAGCGACGTAACGCACGGCACGCAGGACTCAGGCAGGGAGCGCTCACTCTGCAGCAGCTTTGCACCCAGCTGTGTTTACTCCCCGGACTTTAACCGACACCTGTTGGATGTGAACGCCTTGGGCCATCTCCTCCATTTGACACAAGTAAACAGCTGGTACAGATGTGCCGCTGATGGAGGCGTGCGGTGTGGTTTCAGACCGGCAGCGCCTGCTGGGACTCCGCTGTCGGTCGCCCTCAAGCAGCACACAGGGCTCCAG GATGTGATGAGCTTCCCACCATACGGAGGCTTTCTCTTCTACCCGTACTCCCCCATGAGTTTGTCAGTCCGGCACCAGATCCCGGTCACGCAGTCCAGACTGGATCCCAGTTCCTCTCCCAGAGGTTCTGCACAGAGTCTATTCTCCTCTCCGGTTTTATCCTCATCTGTTCCCCCATCAAAGGAAAGCAGTGTCACCTCCTACAAGCCAGAGTTACCAGCAGGGGGAGAACTCTGA
- the tm2d2 gene encoding TM2 domain-containing protein 2: protein MISVSYILLCGQFLLLFAAILLQCLEGIHSQNSSTAASTAAPAASPTQGASSLPSSELPETTKYETPAENNTEPYEYRPPSPVVLCSHLPEEFIYCQDPVDHAGNYSAYQEMGHGCVGWGGQTKKEVNHTQVICTALDDIECAGPREFLRGDVPCIKYTGHYFITTLLYSFFLGCFGVDRFCLGHTGTAVGKLLTLGGLGIWWFVDLILLITGGLMPSDYSNWCTYY, encoded by the exons ATGATTTCAGTCAGCTACATCCTGCTCTGCGGAcagttcctgctgctgtttgctgcgATTTTGTTGCAATGCCTGGAAGGAATTCATTCCCAGAACTCGAGCACCGCAGCTTCCACCGCTGCTCCGGCTGCTTCTCCCACACAGGGAGCCTCCTCGCTGCCCTCCAGCGAGCTGCCCGAGACGACAAAGTATGAAACCCCGGCGGAGAACAACACGGAGCCGTACGAGTACAGGCCCCCGTCCCCGGTCGTCCTCTGCAGCCATCT GCCTGAGGAGTTCATCTACTGCCAGGATCCGGTGGACCATGCAGGAAACTACAGCGCCTACCAGGAGATGGGCCACGGCTGCGTTGGG TGGGGGGGGCAGACGAAGAAGGAAGTGAACCACACTCAGGTCATCTGCACCGCCCTGGACGACATCGAATGTGCCGGCCCCCGGGAGTTCCTCCGAGGCGACGTGCCTTGCATCAA ATACACAGGACACTACTTCATCACCACGCTGCTGTACTCCTTCTTCCTGGGCTGCTTTGGCGTCGACCGCTTCTGCCTGGGCCACACGGGCACGGCCGTGGGGAAGCTGCTCACCCTGGGAGGCCTGGGAATCTGGTGGTTCGTGGACCTGATCTTGCTCATCACCGGCGGTCTGATGCCCAGCGACTACAGCAACTGGTGCACCTACTACTGA